A stretch of the Fusarium musae strain F31 chromosome 2, whole genome shotgun sequence genome encodes the following:
- the ERG1 gene encoding Squalene epoxidase (EggNog:ENOG41): protein MAKNKSKSKSSATSASQGSGLNKLLLVLGLLTALLSSVVYFVEQNLNQFYIFDLDHLDDLSKRAIAKHGEDTRSVVQYIVTELNEKVPEHINLKEEWVFNNAGGAMGAMYIIHASVTEYLIIFGTAIGTEGHTGRHTADDYFHILSGTQLAYVPGEYKAEVYPAGSIHHLRRGDVKQYKMPEGCFALEYARGWIPPMLFFGFADGLSSTLDFPTLWDTTRITGREMINNLLKGKL, encoded by the exons ATGGCAAAGaacaagtcaaagtcaaagtcctCTGCGACCTCCGCGTCGCAGGGCAGCGgcctcaacaagctcctcctgGTTCTCGGTCTCCTCACAGCTCTCCTGAGCTCTGTCGTCTACTTTGTCGAGCAGAACCTGAACCAGTTCTACATCTTCGACCTCGATCACCTCGACGATCTCTCTAAGCGAGCCATCGCTAAGCACGGAGAGGACACCCGATCGGTTGTGCAGTACATCGTCACGGAGCTCAACGAGAAGGTTCCCGAgcacatcaacctcaaggaGGAATGGGTCTTTAACAACGCTGGTGGTGCTATGGGTGCCATGTACATCATCCACGCCAGCGTTACCGAGTACCTCATCATATTTG GCACTGCCATTGGTACTGAGGGCCACACTGGTCGCCACACCGCCGACGACTACTTCCACATCCTTTCTGGAACTCAGCTGGCTTACGTCCCTGGCGAGTACAAGGCTGAAGTGTACCCCGCCGGCAGCATCCACCACCTTCGCCGCGGCGATGTCAAGCAGTACAAGATGCCCGAGGGCTGCTTTGCGCTCGAGTACGCTCGCGGCTGGATCCCTCCCAtgctcttctttggctttgccGACGGCCTTTCCAGCACCCTCGACTTCCCTACACTCTGGGATACCACCCGCATCACTGGTCGCGAGATGATCAACAACTTGCTCAAGGGCAAGCTGTAG
- a CDS encoding hypothetical protein (BUSCO:EOG092654VM) translates to MEEERLWKFRRPEWLNTVWARNAGVYSAGAIFSIAFYIMLDSAVWSKSSRNGSDIHVKFVDWLPFIFSSLGMLIINSVEKQRLSADSFSYSGNGVAWKARVVLFLGFAALAGGMAGGVTVFVLKFVVPSVAMPALGMGIENVLSNALVGVSSVVLWISQNMEDEYSYNLSL, encoded by the exons ATGGAGGAAGAGCGTCTTTGGAAGTTCCGACGGCCCGAGTGGCTTAACACGGTCTGGGCCCGAAATGCTGGTGTCTACAGCGCTGGAGCTATT TTCTCCATCGCCTTTTACATCATGCTCGATTCCGCAGTTTGGTCCAAGTCATCGCGCAACGGCTCCGATATCCATGTCAAGTTTGTTGACTGGCTGCCCTTTATATTCTCCAGCTTGGGCATGCTTATCATCAACTCGGTCGAAAAGCAACGCCTGAGCGCCGATTCCTTCAGTTACAGCGGCAATGGGGTAGCGTGGAAGGCTCGGGTGGTCCTGTTCTTAGGTTTTGCTGCTCTCGCTGGTGGAATGGCCGGCGGTGTCACCGTCTTTGTTCTCAAGTTCGTTGTGCCCAGCGTCGCTATGCCTGCTCTGGGTATGGGAATTGAGAATGTACTCAGTAACGCTCTTGTTGGCGTTAG CTCTGTCGTCCTTTGGATCAGCCAGAACATGGAAGACGAGTACTCCTACAACCTCTCCCTGTAG
- a CDS encoding hypothetical protein (EggNog:ENOG41) translates to MASSALQRLVRFVPRSSPSKILIGQPADKDIDVGAALRKGQEVAVNVWSGSSVLSPGSSTGTTETIDRVLSPLAQNEIGTIRCVGLNPATTIVDPWPARGTIPKLSQVDESGDYEAELAVVIGKTAKNVSEAEALDYVLGYTAANDVSSRTQQLNQSQWSFSKSFDGACPLGPTLVLKSLITDPTKLHMRGLKNGEVYQESGTDDLIFSVPKIISWLSQGTTLPPGTVIVTGTPAGVGMGRTPKDALRHGDEFAVEILPHIGTLTNIFENEKSGFMTKL, encoded by the exons ATGGCCTCATCTGCCCTCCAGC GTCTCGTACGCTTTGTACCTAGATCTAGTCCTTCCAAGATCCTTATCGGCCAGCCAGCAGACAAGGATATTGATGTTGGTGCTGCCTTACGCAAGGGTCAAGAGGTTGCAGTCAATGTTTGGTCAGGTTCATCAGTCCTATCCCCAGGATCCTCGACTGGTACTACCGAAACCATTGACCGCGTCCTGTCCCCTCTTGCCCAAAATGAGATCGGTACTATCCGGTGTGTCGGTCTGAAT CCAGCGACAACGATCGTGGATCCTTGGCCAGCTCGTGGAACCATTCCCAAGCTGAGCCAGGTGGACGAGTCTGGCGACTACGAGGCAGAATTGGCTGTGGTAATTGGTAAGACGGCTAAGAACGTGAGCGAGGCCGAAGCTTTGGACTACGTTCTTGGATACACTGCCGCCAACGATGTTTCCAGCCGCACTCAGCAGCTAAACCAGTCTCAATGGtccttctcaaagagctTTGATGGGGCTTGTCCATTAG GTCCAACACTGGTTCTCAAATCTCTTATTACAGATCCCACCAAGCTTCACATGCGAGGGTTAAAGAACGGCGAAGTGTATCAGGAGAGCGGCACTGA CGACCTCATCTTTTCTGTTCCTAAGATTATTAGCTGGCTGTCTCAAGGCACTACACTTCCCCCGGGAACTGTGATTGTCACTGGCACCCCCGCCGGTGTTGGAATGGGCCGAACCCCTAAGGATGCGCTCCGGCACGGCGACGAATTTGCGGTTGAGATTCTGCCTCATATTGGAACACTCACTAACATttttgagaatgagaagagTGGCTTCATGACCAAGTTGTAA
- a CDS encoding hypothetical protein (BUSCO:EOG09264T1U) produces the protein MASKVDRIVARLQAKIEEGDYYEAQQQTRVAASRYIKTSNWPAAIDILSNVSQALLRAGQGGSGGDLCAMLVDVYKQAELKPDATAKGRLLTCLRLFEAGEPTRKKFIGEIIAWSAKFGEYPAGDPELHHVAGSLYAEEHDTYEAEKHLILGTKDSPEILTKMEYNWYKESEPHQAALFAGRAVLPYLLVGNVRAANTCYRLFTSFLSNDNPNLGVQDVSSSAGAIRIFPSLPLHNFLGFLLLAIQRGAPELYRALVSKYATQINEAGTWAEALEMVGEMYFGLSKPRQSNPLMDMMSGFFGGGGQPEKPKRKQVTQRQDAPAAEGLD, from the exons ATGGCCAGTAAGGTTGACCGCATAGTTGCCCGGCTACAGGCCAAGATCGAAGAGGGTGATTATTACGAAGCTCAACAGCAGACCCGTGTCGCGGCATCTCGATACATCAAGACCTCCAACTGGCCTGCCGCGATCGATATTCTCTCCAATGTATCCCAAGCTTTGCTGCGCGCGGGGCAGGGTGGTAGTGGAGGAGATTTGTGTGCTATGCTGGTTGACGTCTACAAGCAGGCAGAACTCAAACCTGATGCTACCGCCAAGGGTCGACTATTGACGTGTCTACGACTATTCGAGGCTGGCGAGCCTACGAGGAAGAAGTTTATCGGTGAAATCATAGC TTGGTCAGCAAAATTTGGCGAATACCCAGCTGGAGATCCTGAGCTTCACCATGTCGCTGGCTCACTATATGCCGAGGAGCACGATACATACGAGGCCGAGAAACATTTGATATTGGGAACCAAGGACTCGCCCGAGATTCTGACAAAGATGGAATATAATTGGTACAAGGAGAGCGAGCCTCATCAAGCGGCTCTCTTCGCCGGCCGCGCAGTTCTCCCATATCTCCTCGTTGGCAATGTTCGTGCTGCCAATACCTGCTACCGCCTCTTCACCAGCTTCCTCTCCAACGATAACCCGAACCTTGGTGTCCAAGACGTATCGAGCTCCGCTGGTGCCATCCGCATCTTTCCAAGCCTGCCTCTACACAActttcttggctttctccttcttgctaTCCAACGCGGCGCGCCCGAACTCTACCGTGCTTTGGTGTCCAAGTATGCCACACAAATCAACGAGGCGGGAACATGGGCCGAGGCGCTTGAGATGGTTGGAGAGATGTACTTCGGCCTGTCCAAGCCTCGACAGAGCAACCCTCTTATGGATATGATGAGCGGTTTCTTCGGCGGTGGCGGCCAACCAGAAAAGCCAAAGCGTAAACAGGTTACGCAGCGGCAAGATGCCCCCGCAGCGGAAGGTCTGGACTAG
- a CDS encoding hypothetical protein (EggNog:ENOG41) — protein MPPGKYNRGRTVGIIGIGGLGILGTQFAKARGYRVMAIDRHEVGLKLASGVPSHPQPDIVLKLNDPETIQKISDFTDGIGLKATIVCTSDDTANDWAAQRLQPRGILVAAGFPEHGLKFNPMNPILREIFVKGTVHGSMDETREMMEFVVQHGICSHLTLLTMEEAEDIAAKSEADTLMGRPVVKIGMH, from the coding sequence ATGCCACCAGGCAAATATAACAGAGGGCGAACTGTTGGCATCATCGGTATAGGTGGCCTTGGGATCTTGGGCACTCAATTCGCAAAGGCTAGAGGTTATAGGGTGATGGCTATTGACAGGCATGAGGTTGGTCTGAAGCTCGCTTCTGGAGTGCCCTCTCACCCCCAACCGGATATCGTACTCAAGCTTAATGACCCAGAAACTATTCAGAAGATCTCGGATTTCACTGATGGAATTGGTCTCAAAGCTACCATTGTATGCACCAGCGACGATACTGCCAATGACTGGGCTGCTCAACGCTTGCAACCAAGAGGAATATTAGTCGCTGCTGGCTTTCCTGAGCATGGCCTCAAATTCAACCCTATGAATCCCATCTTGAGAGAGATTTTCGTCAAGGGAACAGTCCATGGTAGCATGGATGAGACCCGAGAGATGATGGAATTTGTAGTCCAGCACGGGATATGCAGTCATTTGACCTTGCTCACGATGGAGGAGGCAGAAGATATCGCGGCCAAGTCAGAAGCTGACACTTTAATGGGCCGCCCTGTTGTCAAGATTGGAATGCACTGA
- a CDS encoding hypothetical protein (EggNog:ENOG41): MAPAGDSLAEPITVAGLRAEVLDEKRASISAEKRASIATDPRPATADAGAVGPAGGVTPDGQFPTAEELDTLRRVPNKIPIKLFSIAFIELCERFSYYGSTVVFTNFIQQKLPEGSTTGADPEQPGALGMGQRASTGITTFNQFWQYFMPLLGAYIADQYWGRYKTISWALGIDIIGHLILIISAIPPVIDNQGGALGAMIVAIIVIGFGTGGFKPNVNPLIVEQLGEQYMHVKTLKSGERVVVDPAVTIERVYMFGQVTMVFAEKYVGFWLSYTLPTFMLCLCPLVMWLNRHNYERRPPAGSVLAPALKTWFLAQEGCWSINPFATWKNLHRDDFWERVKPSNFSHENRPKWMTFDDAWVDELSRGFNACAVFCWYPIFWLCYNQINNNLISQAAVMERHGVPNDILSNLNPFALLIFIPLNDFFIYPALRKAGIRFTPIKKITAGFFTGAAAMIWAAVVQHYIYQKSECGKYASGEDCTAVEINVWAQTGSYVLIALSEVFASITSLEYAFSKAPKNMRSMVQAVALFMTAFSAALGQALVGLAADPLLVWNYGVVAILAVIAGTCFWLQFRSLDIHEDDLNALPEGHAGATADEEAPLGSKRVDE, translated from the exons ATGGCGCCTGCAGGAGACAGTCTCGCTGAGCCCATAACGGTGGCCGGTCTCCGAGCTGAAGTCCTTGACGAGAAACGAGCTTCTATCTCTGCCGAGAAGAGAGCCTCTATCGCCACCGACCCTCGTCCAGCCACTGCAGATGCGGGAGCTGTTGGCCCCGCTGGTGGTGTCACACCAGATGGTCAGTTCCCAACTGCTGAGGAACTAGACACTTTGCGCCGAGTCCCGAACAAGATTCCCATAAAGCTGTTCAGTATCGCATTTATTGAGTTGTGCGAGCGCTTCTCTTACTATGGTTCGACAGTTGTTT TCACCAACTTCATTCAGCAGAAGCTCCCCGAAGGCTCGACCACGGGTGCTGACCCTGAACAGCCTGGCGCTCTCGGTATGGGTCAGCGCGCCTCGACCGGAATTACCACGTTCAACCAGTTCTGGCAATACTTTATGCCCCTTCTCGGTGCCTATATTGCTGACCAGTACTGGGGCCGTTATAAGACCATTAGCTGGGCACTCGGAATCGACATTATTGGCCACCTCATCTTAATCATATCCGCAATCCCCCCTGTGATCGATAACCAAGGTGGTGCCCTTGGTGCCATGATCGTTGCTATCATAGTTATCGGTTTTGGTACTGGCGGTTTCAAACCTAACGTCAATCCTCTTATTGTTGAGCAGCTCGGTGAGCAATATATGCATGTCAAGACTCTCAAATCGGGCGAACGCGTTGTCGTCGACCCGGCTGTGACCATCGAACGGGTTTACATGT TCGGACAGGTTACT ATGGTCTTCGCCGAGAAATATGTCGGATTTTGGTTGTCTTATACGCTCCCAACCTTCATGCTCTGTTTGTGTCCGCTCGTGATGTGGTTAAATCGCCACAATTATGAGCGGCGCCCCCCTGCAGGATCTGTTCTTGCACCCGCTCTGAAGACTTGGTTTCTGGCCCAGGAGGGTTGCTGGAGCATCAATCCGTTTGCAACCTGGAAGAACCTTCACCGAGATGACTTTTGGGAGAGAGTTAAGCCATCAAACTTCAGCCATGAAAACCGTCCCAAGTGGATGACTTTTGACGACGCCTGGGTCGATGAGCTCAGCCGAGGTTTCAATGCATGTGCTGTCTTCTGCTGGTACCCTATTTTCTGGCTCTGCTATAATCAGA TCAACAATAACCTCATCTCTCAGGCGGCCGTCATGGAACGTCATGGCGTTCCCAATGATATTCTTTCGAATCTCAATCCTTTCGCTCTTTTGATCTTCATCCCGCTTAATGATTTCTTCATTTACCCTGCCCTCAGAAAGGCTGGTATTCGCTTTACtcccatcaagaagatcacagCTGGCTTCTTCACTGGAGCTGCTGCTATGATCTGGGCTGCAGTTGTCCAGCACTACATCTACCAGAAGTCCGAGTGCGGTAAGTATGCTTCTGGCGAAGATTGCACAGCCGTGGAAATCAATGTTTGGGCTCAAACCGGTAGTTATGTTCTCATTGCTCTCTCTGAGGTGTTTGCATCTATCACTTCTCTTGAGTATGCTTTCTCAAAGGCTCCCAAGAACATGCGGTCCATGGTCCAGGCCGTGGCTCTTTTCATGACAGCTTTCTCTGCTGCCCTCGGACAAGCTCTCGTTGGTCTTGCGGCcgatcctcttcttgtttgGAACTACGGTGTCGTCGCAATCCTCGCCGTCATTGCAGGAACTTGCTTCTGGCTACAATTCCGAAGCCTTGATATTCACGAAGATGATCTCAATGCTCTCCCTGAGGGCCATGCTGGTGCCACTGCTGATGAGGAGGCTCCGTTGGGGAGCAAGCGAGTTGATGAGTAA
- a CDS encoding hypothetical protein (BUSCO:EOG092653O3): MAVDDIPSIALPGNILGPVTKFAPGPGTHVYEGNVVSSLLGRVTVTPPAKPPGPQKRLNKITAPTTEELATISVARHGHKREVLPDVENIVLARVLRLMPKQAIVVIQQVGDTVLQTEWQGVIRVQDVRATEKDKVKIYESFKPGDIVRAQVISLGDQANYYLSTASNELGVVMATSEAGNDMVPISWKEYRDPETGICEPRKVAKPS, from the exons ATGGCTGTCGACGACATTCCCTCCATTGCCCTGCCTGGCAATATCCTAGGTCCGGTCACCAAATTTGCGCCCGGACCCGGTACACATGTTTACGAGGGCAATGTTGTATCTTCTCTGCTTGGCCGAGTCACTGTGACACCCCCGGCAAAGCCCCCCGGCCCTCAAAAGCGTCTCAACAAGATCACTGCACCTACGACAGAGGAGCTGGCTACTATCTCCGTTGCCCGCCATGGCCACAAGCGCGAGGTACTGCCCGACGTCGAGAATATTGTCCTTGCGCGAGTCCTGCGCCTGATGCCAAAGCAAGCGATTGTGGTGATTCAGCAAGTCGGCGACACAGTTTTGCAGACAGAGTGGCAGGGTGTGATCAGAGTGCAAGACGTAAGGGCAACAGAAAaggacaaggtcaagatttACGAGTCTTTTAAGCCTGGCGACATCGTCCGCGCGCAAGTG ATATCTCTTGGAGACCAGGCCAACTACTACCTATCGACGGCTTCGAACGAATTGGGCGTTGTCATGGCTACGAGCGAGGCGGGTAATGATATGGTCCCTATCAGTTGGAAGGAATACAGAGATCCCGAAACAGGCATTTGCGAGCCTCGAAAGGTTGCAAAGCCCAGCTGA
- a CDS encoding hypothetical protein (EggNog:ENOG41) yields MATPVRTTTIGGPPVTDSPGTWRHPRLNEIARRRNATTFSEKNVLQIAYNVVALLVFWFSQVLAKLYIGSEVVPSSFRLYLSWAWFVFTLVPFINIGIACLPLIRPKDDLSDIPLTPAQRKLLGLDPSSAAPTPDAKFSTPPRYSRTPSIGGSVGSRGSYGSSPLSGRGSPLIQGAAGSPLGSPLFQKSINSFGNGRRSSFGSTSPFAASSSSNLFSDPASPGSAGGKRTSVGLNSKWLYEKGRRPSGNAWNL; encoded by the exons ATGGCCACTCCCGTCAGAACAACTACCATTGGCGGTCCTCCAGTGACCGACAGCCCAGGTACTTGGCGTCACCCACGACTCAACGAGATCGCCAGGCGTCGTAATGCGACGACTTTCTCCGAGAAGAATGTGCTCCAGATCGCCTACAATGTCGTTGCGCTGCTAGTATTTTGGTTTTCGCAGGTCTTAGCCAAGCTTTACATTGGCTCTGAAGT TGTTCCTAGCTCTTTTAGGTTATACTTGAGTTGGGCTTGGTTCGTTTTTACCCTCGTACCATTTATCAACATTGGTATCGCGTGTCTACCCCTGATTCGACCGAAAGATGATCTCTCCGATATCCCTCTGACACCTGCTCAGCGCAAGCTGCTGGGCCTGGACCCTTCCTCGGCTGCCCCAACCCCCGACGCGAAGTTCAGCACACCTCCTCGATATTCACGCACGCCTTCCATAGGTGGCTCTGTTGGAAGCCGAGGAAGCTATGGCAGTTCGCCTCTTTCTGGGCGAGGAAGTCCTCTTATCCAGGGAGCGGCTGGCTCACCGTTGGGCAGTCCCCTTTTCCAGAAGAGCATCAACAGTTTCGGCAATGGAAGAAGGTCTTCTTTTGGGTCAACGAGCCCATTTGCAGCTAGCTCTTCTTCCAACCTCTTCTCAGACCCTGCCTCTCCCGGTTCCGCTGGAGGCAAGCGAACAAGTGTCGGGTTGAACAGCAAGTGGTTATACGAGAAGGGACGACGACCGTCAGGCAATGCCTGGAACTTGTGA
- a CDS encoding hypothetical protein (EggNog:ENOG41) codes for MPAQLNGSMTASIPIRIPGDQVQAQAQPAVFYKQHKHSRSSYSDSSPLANSRNNSLTFRPYKRLMSNPDKTIAVINASGRQAASFIRVATAVGYHVRAQLRNLDGVVAAEVSGNPNVTVFVGELYTRHQPSEANRDVTKHGPLAGVGVNYDLIASLFRGAQLAFINTTFYGDEIQIGKALADAAKRAGIQHYVYSSMPDHGAYNPEWPSLPLWAAKHEVEQYVRKLRIPATFVYTGIYNNNFTSLQYPLFCMDLQKDGSFKWQAPFHPDAKLPWLDAEHDVGPAVLQIFKDGPSKWNGERIALAYEYLTPKEVCRLFSKGVGRPVRYVRGPIEIKVRIPEGYREQLVGLEKLFDPNQKDPRKQPPYFGDPKVEVSCPSEALELWEGPRGIEEYAREMFPIEEEANGLTWMLDDDASDDEDVHNTATHVEQLRIHDGDDDSDDDNDDGLVIKGRKRDEEEWLA; via the coding sequence ATGCCCGCTCAACTAAACGGGTCCATGACCGCCAGCATCCCCATTCGAATACCCGGCGACCAGGtccaggctcaggctcaaccTGCTGTTTTTTACAAGCAGCACAAGCACTCCAGATCTTCTTATTCCGATTCTTCTCCGCTCGCAAATTCAAGGAACAATTCTTTAACTTTCCGTCCTTATAAGAGGCTCATGTCAAACCCGGACAAGACGATCGCTGTCATCAACGCCAGCGGGCGACAGGCTGCGTCCTTCATTCGCGTCGCCACTGCCGTTGGTTATCATGTGCGCGCTCAGTTGAGAAATCTCGACGGTGTCGTCGCTGCTGAAGTTTCGGGAAATCCTAATGTTACCGTATTTGTTGGCGAGCTCTACACAAGACATCAGCCCTCTGAAGCAAACCGTGATGTTACCAAGCACGGCCCGCTGGCCGGTGTCGGCGTCAACTACGACTTGATCGCAAGTCTGTTCCGCGGCGCACAACTTGCCTTCATAAATACAACTTTTTACGGTGACGAGATCCAAATCGGAAAGGCACTAGCCGATGCCGCTAAGCGCGCGGGAATTCAACACTACGTGTACTCGTCCATGCCCGATCATGGTGCTTACAACCCCGAATGGCCCTCATTACCCCTCTGGGCCGCCAAGCATGAGGTTGAGCAATATGTGCGCAAACTCAGAATACCAGCCACTTTTGTGTACACTGGCATCTACAACAACAACTTTACCTCTCTTCAGTATCCCCTTTTCTGCATGGATCTGCAAAAGGACGGCTCGTTCAAATGGCAAGCACCTTTCCATCCTGACGCCAAGCTACCCTGGTTAGACGCCGAACACGATGTTGGTCCCGCGGTCCTGCAAATCTTCAAGGATGGACCAAGCAAATGGAATGGAGAGCGCATTGCACTTGCATACGAATACTTGACACCCAAGGAGGTGTGTCGACTCTTCTCCAAAGGAGTCGGTCGTCCTGTGCGCTACGTGCGAGGCCCCATTGAAATCAAGGTTCGAATCCCTGAGGGCTACCGGGAACAGCTCGTCGGTCTGGAGAAACTGTTCGACCCAAATCAGAAAGATCCTCGAAAGCAACCGCCTTACTTTGGCGACCCCAAGGTCGAAGTCAGTTGCCCAAGCGAAGCCTTGGAGTTGTGGGAAGGCCCTCGAGGTATCGAAGAATACGCACGTGAGATGTTCCCCATAGAAGAGGAAGCAAACGGTCTCACATGGATGCTGGATGATGACGCgagtgacgatgaggacgtGCACAACACAGCAACCCACGTCGAGCAACTGAGAATCCACGACGGTGACGATGATAGCGACGACGATAATGACGACGGCCTTGTCATAAAAGGACGCAAGCgggacgaggaagagtgGTTAGCATAA